From the Gossypium hirsutum isolate 1008001.06 chromosome A02, Gossypium_hirsutum_v2.1, whole genome shotgun sequence genome, the window ACACACATATTTaatcaaaaatgaaaattcaaaGAAACCGGTTTTGGCTAGGCATCGGGATGAGGCATACCGTATGCTTTGCATTGCAGAAGCTATGTTCCGATGAAACCCAGAACATAAAATTGAAAGGCTCATGCAGTTATATAGACAGTGCAAatcccatttcaatatcaaatcAAACCATATTGTACTACAAGGCTACAATGCATTCATTTTGAATCAAACATAAAATTAAACATGATTCACTTCATCGAAACAAAAACGGTTAAGATCAACGAGGGGCTTTCTTCTTACCAGCAATGGCAACTCTCTTACCCTTCAAAGTCCGGCAATTGTTTTTGGTGTGCTGTCCTCTACAAGGCAATCCCTGAATATGGCGAACCCCTCGGTAACACTGAATCTCTTTCAATCGCCGTATATTAAGAGCATTGAACCTCCTCTGCAAATTGAAATTACTTAGAAATGAGCGTTCAAGGTTGCAACTCTTTAAAACAAGACAGAAGGACAAGGGCAAGTTACCAAGTCGCCTTCAATCATATATTTGGAGACTTCATCACGAATCGTAATGAGCTCTTCCTCTGACAAATCTTTGGTGATTTTGTTCTCCATTTGGAGATCACATAGGATTTTACGAGCCCTCGTACGACCAATCCCATGGATGTACTGCAGAGAGAATTCCACTCTCTTGTTGTTTGGGATTTCCACTCCGCCAACACGAACGCATACAATGCTTAGACCATGATGCTAATCGATTCAAACCATTTTCACCAAGAATTTAGCTTCCAAACTCATTAAATTTCGGGTGAAGTGAATTATAGGAAAAGCACAAACTTTTGAATTCTACATTTGGAATATGActtaaaatttcccctttttatcaacAATTAAGCATACTAAGAATTTGAATATGAATTTTCCAAATATACGGAACCTTACTTTGCCCAAACCCTAAAACCTATTAAGCCTAAAGCAACAATCTAGCAAACCAAACTAATTACGACGACGAGCAAAAATGGGCAGAAATAGTAAGATTTCAGCTAGCAGTTGCTTTATCTTtacgatttttattttaattcaaggAAACTTAAATAAAAGGTCAAGCGGTTAAGTTGAATAAAATTGAACAGAGATGAGAAGGAAATTTACCTTGGGAGGGTTTGAAACGGGGAGGGAAGCAGTGTTGGAGAGAGACATAGAGCTTACTTTGTTGCATATAAAGGAGAGAGAGGGTGCAACGGGCATCGCCAGGGTTTGCGccattttcctttcaattttctcGGTATCCAAACAGAGTGAGAAGAAGAGCTTCAGACGCTCGTAGGATCTCTTATCCTCTTCCCCGGAAACAGACATTAAAGGTACTCGCTCCCTTGCAATGGCCACGTTTTCGTGGGCCTAAAATCAACTGGGCAATACTGAATGGCCCAAAACCAAGCCTGAAAATGGTCCTTTTACTGATGGGGACTAGTCCAAAATTGGATATTGGGTTTTTGCAAAAGGGGTTTAGACAATTGGACTGGCTTAGGCTTTGATTGGAGTTTTGACTAAACAAATCTTTTTAGGTCCTAATGAGCAAAAAACGATGAAATATTTGGGGACAATAAGACAAGGTTGGGTCCTTGACTTGTATGGAGTGGGGGAATTGATAGACGAGCAAATCCTGAAATCTCTCAACAAAGGAGTTTTGTACTTGGAAATGTCAGTTTGCCATAATGTTGTTTGTCGTCCTGCTTACCTATCCTGTATTGGTTTGGCCGACCAGCCAGTTGTAGTAATTATCTGCTCCCATGTTTTTGTATTAACAGTGCTGAGAAGTTGGCACTTTGGTTTTTCGACTACTCCCAACTTCTGTCGTACCTTGCTTTGTTAACATGTCAACCACTTGTTCATGAGCAGGCACCTTACCAACAATAAGTTgtaatcaaaatatttaaactttGAGCCATGACCAGATTTGCAAAAACGACCACTGTACTCGGATTAtcaaaaaaaatgagagaaaataggAGGAAGTAGGGAGATCCTAATATGTAAAAAATCGATTaaccaaacaaaaaataataatttccttTAAGCTACTTAACCATGCACAACACTAACAAGGCTAGAAAGGGCTTACAAAGATGGAAGCATCAGACTTATGTTTTTAGAATATGATCTGATACTTTAATCAGTGGGACATCACAGCGTTTCAAGGGGCTAAGAAATTAAGTATTGGACCATGCCAAACAACTATAAAAGACATTTATTACCGTTTGTAACTATTAGACAGAGTGAACCCACCAAAATGTCCATGCATGTAGAGGTCTAGATTTTTTATAGTTTGGGTGGATCCAACACATCCCAATTTCCATATCTTTTAACCTAAACTAttcagttatatatatatatatatataaatatgtaatcTATTAAAAAACACGTTGAAGAGCTAAATAAATAATCCGATCATTAGATAGATATATAAGTTAGGGAGAAAGGATTGTATAAAACTGTAATTTCACATTATCCCTATCCCTTTCTAATAAGAggatgacaaatcagatttttcagGAGTTGAAAATCAggaggaaaaatctgatttgtcatccTTCTATTAGAGAGGAATAAGAATGACGTAGAATCACAGTTCTATACAATTATTTCTCGTAAATTAAAAGACGGAGAAAAACAATTGGACTTTTTATAAAATAGTAATGTAATTTGAATGTGATTGATAGAAATAAAGAAAGCAAATGAtaatgaaatatttgaaaaaagaaaacaaaacacgAAAAGACAATGAAGTAGCAACTGGTCCACCCACTTGCTCCTccatgtacatatatgtatataattctATCATCCATAGGATTTGCTTTCGTCCTTCTATACTTTTTCTATCTGACAAATTTGAAGTTATTACCAAAAGGAAATTTCCTTATCAATGGCTTAGAATATAAAAAGGTTATCAATCTGGAAGTCACTAACATTATATTATTTACTATACTGATCATCACAGTCAAGTTTGGTGTTTTGAGTACACTAATTTCAATTGGTTAGTTAAACTTGATTATCATCAACATTAAGACGGCTCTATAACACATTTGATGACAAGATATTTTTAGGGACGAAGATAGAAATATTGTGTCGGGGttgaaataaaagtaataatttttttaaaaaaaatatagaacacaaaataaacaaattaattaacccTTAGAGAGCCAAAATGACTTCAAAAGGGGACAATAATCAAATCctttcaatatattaaaaatcCATTGGATCAATTATATAAGAATGGGTTAACgcttttgtttaaaaataatatagaccgtttatttatttattatgttattataataagtaaaaaaagaaaaagcaacttattatatatacacacatttgATGGTGTTAGGAAAGTGACAGCACAAATTGCTGTCCTTGGCTGCTAGACATTGGAGcactaaataaataaacatataagcaaatacttgtaattaataaattataaaatgttattaTGATCCAAAGTCTTTGGAGATAATGCTCAAATTGTGGACTTTAATATTCATATTCTAATTTCTACCCTACCAACGAACATGCCCACTTACATTTCAaccaatttaaaatctcatatttcggagataaaaattaatcaattatcctttttaatattaatttaagcaATTGGATTCTAATTGTTAAATTTTGCAAGcctagttttaatttaattatatataatatgtaaaaataataaaattttttttttaaaattaatttaatttctagcTTGTCCCAAATATAGAAGAAAAAAATAGCATCCATCATCAAGATTTTTTAAAGAgcctaaattaaattgtattattttatcataattaaagcataattttattattacaaatttaaaaatttaaaatgcttaaataaaaattttctatttttggacCATGTCAATCATCAccatatagtttaattaaataaaagtgtattattttataaaagtcAAAGCCAGTTTTTgtatttgataataataaaaaaaaagtgaaagtgtTGTACTATATAATGTGTATCTACCAAAactttatataattaaaacattgtagcagcaaataaaagaaataaaaactatgGGTGTTTTACTAAATAACACGATATTTTATTCAGGACATCATCTAATGATGGATGTCGATCATAACAGTgtgaattatataaaaataattatcaataaattaaaaaattataaaccctAAGGTCCAATTTCAAAACCATTTGTCAGAATCTGCTTGATTGATGCAACATATGCCCACAGTGCATAAACTAGAAAATATGGTACAATTTAATATGTTATCTCTCATCATTCTGTacctttttaacttttaaaaatttgaataatttaaattagggtttagtttcCACAACTTGgattaaaataattagattaaGATTCATTTAAATGTATACTGACAAAACAAGTAATGTAAAAAACTTCATAAAATATTTGAGATTCATTAGAGCTCCCAGGAATCCAATTT encodes:
- the LOC107951440 gene encoding 30S ribosomal protein S13, chloroplastic translates to MSVSGEEDKRSYERLKLFFSLCLDTEKIERKMAQTLAMPVAPSLSFICNKVSSMSLSNTASLPVSNPPKHHGLSIVCVRVGGVEIPNNKRVEFSLQYIHGIGRTRARKILCDLQMENKITKDLSEEELITIRDEVSKYMIEGDLRRFNALNIRRLKEIQCYRGVRHIQGLPCRGQHTKNNCRTLKGKRVAIAGKKKAPR